A section of the Mesobacillus jeotgali genome encodes:
- a CDS encoding spore germination protein — protein MPAIIGPVQILNVGGGTVQFGDTLFISPKSNSKTVAGQGGFNTGGFIVTNNGLSASNVLDANLIDQPTVGNN, from the coding sequence ATGCCAGCAATAATAGGTCCTGTTCAAATCTTGAATGTCGGCGGCGGGACAGTCCAGTTTGGCGACACACTGTTCATCTCGCCAAAAAGCAATTCAAAAACAGTCGCTGGACAGGGAGGGTTCAATACTGGTGGTTTCATTGTCACGAATAACGGACTTAGCGCCAGCAATGTTCTTGACGCCAACCTGATCGACCAGCCGACAGTAGGTAATAATTAG
- the gerPC gene encoding spore germination protein GerPC, protein MNAEFYDYVRKMHLYVEHQSKKIAKLEKAVLDMQQQIAALKERPPVQVGNIEYKFDQLKVETLEGTLNIGLNPADLSGIDDFSVDQKAVNVPNPAKEMFKRTIEIETALNQFLETDLEKIYQDAKAKLGIHVDDSYFTFIKEDIKKQLSGRVSTHLKESQSNQNDREFSSEINDQVIDLLKQEIQNGVYLFLKNLPDNVKEGNS, encoded by the coding sequence TTGAATGCTGAATTTTATGACTATGTAAGGAAGATGCATTTATATGTAGAGCACCAAAGCAAAAAGATAGCCAAATTGGAAAAGGCAGTTCTCGATATGCAGCAGCAAATAGCAGCATTGAAGGAACGGCCTCCTGTCCAAGTTGGAAATATCGAGTACAAATTCGACCAGTTGAAAGTTGAAACCCTGGAAGGGACATTGAATATAGGTCTAAACCCAGCTGATCTGAGTGGAATTGATGATTTTTCCGTCGATCAAAAAGCGGTCAATGTTCCAAACCCTGCAAAAGAGATGTTTAAAAGGACAATTGAAATAGAAACGGCATTGAATCAATTTCTTGAAACTGATCTGGAGAAAATCTATCAGGATGCTAAAGCTAAGCTGGGTATCCACGTCGATGATTCCTATTTCACTTTCATAAAAGAAGATATCAAAAAACAATTGTCTGGCAGAGTCTCGACACATTTAAAGGAGAGTCAATCAAATCAAAATGATCGTGAATTCAGTTCGGAAATAAATGATCAAGTTATTGACCTCCTTAAGCAGGAAATCCAGAATGGAGTATACTTGTTCCTCAAAAACCTGCCAGATAACGTAAAGGAAGGGAACTCATGA
- a CDS encoding HNH endonuclease: MARKKQISSCELCCRDEVEITVHHLTPKEMGGTLMPTANLCIPCHKQIHALFTNEELAAGLNSIELLRSHPDLQKFLQWIKKQPSTRLPRISKSNARKRKKR; the protein is encoded by the coding sequence TTGGCCAGAAAAAAACAGATCAGCAGTTGTGAATTATGCTGCAGGGATGAGGTAGAGATAACGGTCCATCATCTGACACCTAAGGAAATGGGAGGGACTCTTATGCCGACCGCCAACCTTTGCATTCCCTGTCATAAACAGATACATGCTCTGTTCACGAACGAGGAGCTGGCAGCAGGCTTGAACAGTATAGAATTGCTTCGTTCCCATCCTGATCTGCAGAAATTTTTGCAATGGATAAAAAAGCAGCCCTCTACAAGGCTGCCGAGAATTTCAAAATCAAACGCTCGAAAACGTAAAAAGCGCTAA
- a CDS encoding spore germination protein GerPB → MNFYIQQSININLLKVDGLSNSSVLQIGSAGMIKPVSHLYNTGGFKAPAPEALHPSQIYTGTLGPYHTQDIETPAVPLTSAVSSR, encoded by the coding sequence ATGAATTTCTATATACAACAATCAATCAATATAAATTTATTAAAGGTTGATGGACTCTCAAATTCTTCTGTTCTGCAAATTGGCAGTGCAGGTATGATCAAGCCAGTTTCCCACCTGTATAATACCGGGGGTTTTAAAGCGCCTGCTCCAGAGGCCCTGCATCCCTCACAAATCTATACAGGTACGCTGGGGCCCTACCATACACAAGATATAGAGACGCCTGCAGTCCCCTTAACTTCAGCTGTTTCTAGCAGGTAA
- a CDS encoding spore germination protein, with product MPAIVGVAQVISLGNSAVFHIGDVYRISPVSNAKTFSGAGSFNTGDGLTVYNNQSSTNTYDQDGVDQGNYLNV from the coding sequence ATGCCAGCAATTGTTGGAGTCGCACAGGTCATCTCTCTCGGTAACAGCGCGGTATTCCACATTGGAGATGTTTATAGAATCAGCCCTGTTTCCAATGCAAAAACCTTTTCTGGAGCTGGCTCATTCAATACCGGTGACGGGTTAACTGTTTATAATAATCAAAGTTCCACCAATACCTATGATCAAGACGGAGTTGATCAAGGAAATTATTTAAATGTCTAG
- the addB gene encoding helicase-exonuclease AddAB subunit AddB, giving the protein MSVRLVLGRSGSGKTELILNEIKDRLVSDPQGNPVIYLVPEQMSFLSEYRLSTDPELGGMIRAQVFSFPRLAWRVLQETGGFTRQHLDSVGVSMMIRKIIEDKKEDLKIFQKAADKNGFIQQMEQMLIEFKRYAINPEELAEKMSEGSRGNQALNDKIHDLELVYRQFEDELFGKYIDSEDYFRLLAEKIPASGYLHNAEVYIDGFYSFTPLELMIIDQLIGTCKRVTIALPVDRDFKNNPPDELHLFRITGETCKSLYDIIRTKGYEFEENVVLTEQRRWQDESLRHLEREFDSRPAVSYSGATSIHIAQAANRRAELEGVARKILGLAREDGYRYRDIAVLMRGSEYREVLETIFEDYGLPFFIDQKRNMLHHPLVELVRSSLETVLGNWRYEPIFRAVKTDLLFPEGANLNRMREQMDVLENYVLAYGIQGEKWTKKDRWKYRRIRGLEYDSVAQTDAEKQTEQELNDLRHLITAPLLRMGRRLKRADTGRKLSEAVYLFLEELDIPAKLETWRIAAEQEGRLVEAREHEQAWNAVIDLLDQFVEMLGDSKVAPKQFVSILDAGFESLKFSLIPPAIDQVLIADIEKTRLADVKVAFVIGVNEGVLPSKMAEEGIFADDDRELLQSKGIKLAPSSRTKLLDENFIAYKAFVTPSEQLYISYPIANEEGKALMPSSFIKRISDLFPGHQTHFFLPDPSELPEAQQLEYAAGENIALSYLTSQLQLKKRNYPVYDFWWDVYDYYMKNHRWADTARKVLSSLFYENRTQQLSEAVTKELYGDEIQASVSRMELFNSCPFSHYVQHGLKLRDRQIFRLEAPDIGDLFHAALKEIAETVMEQNLSWANLTRGQAEELARDAVQKLAPKLQNEILLSSNRHHYIRQKLQNIISRASLVLSEHAKVSGFSPVGLELGFGRQGKLPPLGFSLKNGTKMELMGRIDRVDKAEDDHGVYLRVIDYKSSVKDVNLTEVYYGVALQMLTYLDIIITHSPLLVGKQADPAGVLYFHVHNPIVNASKMLTLDEIEEEILKRFKMNGLLLSDENVIRLMDKGLDTGNSQIISAGFKKDGSLLKSSKVASREDFDLLRKFVRHKYVETGNGIVSGIVDVAPYKLKDRAPCTFCSFKPVCQFDQATEANDFRKLPVIKKEDLLESLRQDQSLKVNDGLTPDSSRLEEIKMLDLLSTIGEEEEDLG; this is encoded by the coding sequence ATGTCTGTACGTTTAGTACTGGGGCGCTCGGGAAGCGGGAAAACCGAGCTGATCTTAAATGAAATTAAGGATCGACTTGTTTCCGACCCGCAGGGGAACCCGGTTATTTATCTTGTTCCGGAACAAATGTCTTTCCTGTCAGAATACAGATTATCCACAGATCCCGAGCTTGGGGGCATGATCAGGGCGCAGGTTTTCAGCTTTCCGCGCCTTGCATGGAGGGTGCTTCAGGAGACGGGCGGGTTTACACGCCAGCATTTGGATAGTGTCGGGGTCAGCATGATGATCCGAAAAATCATTGAAGACAAAAAAGAGGACCTTAAAATATTCCAGAAGGCTGCAGACAAAAATGGTTTTATCCAGCAGATGGAGCAGATGCTGATTGAATTTAAACGCTATGCAATCAATCCGGAAGAGCTTGCTGAAAAGATGTCTGAAGGCTCCCGAGGAAATCAGGCGTTAAATGATAAGATCCACGATCTAGAGCTTGTGTATCGCCAGTTCGAGGATGAATTATTCGGTAAATATATAGATTCCGAGGATTATTTCAGGCTGCTTGCCGAGAAGATTCCAGCTTCTGGATATCTGCATAATGCTGAAGTATATATAGATGGTTTCTACAGCTTCACACCTCTGGAACTGATGATCATAGACCAGCTGATTGGTACGTGTAAAAGAGTGACAATCGCGCTGCCGGTCGACAGGGATTTTAAGAATAACCCGCCAGACGAATTGCATTTATTCCGGATTACAGGAGAGACCTGCAAATCCCTGTATGACATAATTCGGACAAAAGGATATGAATTCGAGGAAAATGTCGTGTTGACTGAACAGAGACGCTGGCAGGACGAGTCCCTTAGACATCTCGAAAGGGAATTTGATTCAAGGCCGGCAGTTTCTTATTCCGGAGCGACATCAATCCATATTGCACAGGCAGCCAACAGACGTGCCGAGCTGGAAGGGGTTGCCCGGAAAATTCTTGGGCTTGCGAGAGAAGATGGCTACCGCTACCGAGATATCGCGGTTTTAATGCGAGGCAGTGAATACCGTGAAGTGTTGGAAACTATCTTTGAAGACTACGGACTTCCGTTCTTTATTGACCAGAAACGGAATATGCTCCATCATCCTTTGGTCGAGCTTGTTCGTTCAAGCCTTGAAACAGTCCTGGGGAACTGGAGGTATGAGCCCATTTTCAGGGCAGTGAAGACAGACCTATTGTTCCCTGAGGGTGCCAATCTGAATAGAATGCGTGAACAGATGGATGTGCTTGAGAATTATGTACTTGCCTACGGAATCCAGGGAGAAAAATGGACGAAAAAGGATCGCTGGAAATACCGGAGAATTCGTGGTTTGGAGTATGACAGTGTCGCCCAGACAGATGCAGAAAAGCAGACTGAACAAGAACTGAATGACCTGAGGCATCTGATTACGGCACCGCTTTTGAGAATGGGCCGCCGACTGAAACGTGCAGACACTGGCAGGAAGCTTTCTGAAGCAGTGTACCTCTTTTTGGAGGAGCTGGATATTCCCGCAAAGCTTGAAACATGGAGAATAGCAGCAGAGCAGGAAGGAAGGCTTGTTGAGGCGAGGGAACATGAACAAGCGTGGAATGCCGTGATCGACCTGCTCGATCAGTTCGTCGAAATGCTGGGAGACAGCAAGGTAGCACCAAAGCAGTTTGTTTCAATCCTTGACGCTGGTTTCGAGTCGCTGAAATTTTCCCTGATTCCCCCTGCAATCGATCAAGTCTTGATTGCGGATATTGAGAAAACAAGGCTGGCTGATGTGAAGGTCGCCTTTGTTATCGGGGTTAATGAAGGGGTTCTTCCATCCAAGATGGCAGAGGAAGGGATATTTGCTGACGATGACCGCGAGCTTCTGCAATCAAAAGGCATCAAGCTTGCCCCGAGCAGCCGCACGAAGCTGCTCGATGAGAATTTCATTGCATACAAGGCTTTCGTGACGCCTTCTGAGCAGCTCTACATTAGTTATCCGATAGCCAATGAAGAAGGGAAAGCCCTGATGCCTTCTTCGTTCATCAAACGAATTTCGGATTTGTTTCCAGGACATCAGACGCATTTCTTCCTGCCAGATCCGTCAGAACTGCCGGAAGCTCAGCAGCTTGAATATGCGGCTGGTGAAAATATTGCATTATCCTATCTGACATCCCAGCTACAGTTGAAGAAGCGGAATTATCCTGTCTATGATTTCTGGTGGGATGTGTACGATTATTATATGAAGAATCACCGCTGGGCGGATACAGCCCGGAAAGTTCTTTCAAGCCTGTTTTATGAAAATAGGACACAGCAGCTGTCAGAGGCAGTTACGAAGGAACTGTATGGGGATGAAATCCAGGCAAGTGTGTCCAGGATGGAATTATTCAATAGCTGTCCGTTCTCGCATTATGTTCAGCATGGGCTGAAGCTGAGGGACCGGCAGATTTTCCGGCTTGAGGCTCCCGACATCGGGGATTTATTCCATGCAGCACTGAAGGAAATCGCTGAAACAGTGATGGAGCAAAACCTTAGCTGGGCCAACCTGACAAGGGGGCAGGCTGAAGAGCTGGCAAGGGACGCTGTGCAAAAGCTGGCTCCTAAGTTACAGAATGAAATCTTGCTGAGCTCGAACAGGCATCATTATATCAGGCAAAAACTTCAGAACATCATCAGCCGTGCCTCGCTCGTATTAAGTGAGCATGCAAAGGTCAGCGGTTTCTCGCCAGTCGGCCTGGAGCTCGGGTTTGGACGCCAGGGAAAACTGCCGCCACTGGGATTCTCGCTTAAAAATGGTACGAAGATGGAGCTGATGGGGCGAATTGACCGGGTCGATAAAGCGGAGGATGATCACGGAGTATACCTGAGGGTAATCGATTACAAATCGAGCGTGAAGGATGTTAACTTAACAGAAGTCTATTATGGGGTGGCCCTTCAAATGCTAACCTATCTGGATATCATAATCACTCATTCTCCGTTACTTGTCGGAAAGCAGGCAGATCCTGCAGGGGTACTGTATTTCCATGTGCATAATCCAATTGTCAATGCATCGAAAATGCTGACGCTCGATGAGATTGAAGAGGAAATCCTTAAACGCTTTAAAATGAACGGCTTGCTTCTCAGCGATGAAAATGTCATCCGCCTGATGGACAAGGGTCTCGATACTGGAAACTCGCAGATCATTTCCGCAGGTTTTAAAAAGGATGGCAGCCTGTTGAAGAGTTCGAAGGTTGCCAGCCGGGAGGATTTCGACCTTTTGCGGAAATTTGTGCGCCATAAGTATGTGGAGACCGGCAACGGAATTGTCAGCGGAATCGTGGATGTTGCTCCATATAAGCTTAAGGACCGGGCACCATGCACATTTTGCTCATTCAAGCCTGTCTGCCAATTTGACCAGGCGACGGAAGCAAATGACTTCAGGAAGCTCCCTGTCATTAAAAAGGAGGACTTGCTGGAGTCACTCCGCCAAGATCAAAGCTTAAAAGTGAATGATGGTTTGACACCTGATTCTTCTAGGCTGGAAGAAATCAAGATGCTGGACCTGCTGTCAACAATCGGAGAGGAGGAAGAGGATCTTGGCTAG
- the addA gene encoding helicase-exonuclease AddAB subunit AddA produces MNIPPVPEGATWTEDQWKAIMATGQDILVAAAAGSGKTAVLVERIIKKITSENNPIDVDELLVVTFTNASAAEMRHRIGEALEKAIDGNPDSTHLKKQLSLLNRASILTLHSFCLEVIRKYYYLIDVDPGFRIADETEGQLLRDEVIEDLFEEEYGKEDNQPFFNLVDAFTNDRSDEGLKDIIVDLFDFARSNPAPDAYLDSIVSMYDAAGSKAIEELPFMKVLTADIELQLQGAKQLLVKGLDIARMPGGPAPRAVNFTEDLHVIDTLLSAKSQSWVDLFEAIQLANFGRAKTCRGDDFNKDLVDKAARLRDRAKKIVQDLRSELFSRKPESFLKDMQEMRPLIAVLIGLVKEFSRRFGEVKQERGLVDFSDLEHYTLDILTAKTAEKSGLSVTPSEAALAYRHKFKEVLVDEYQDTNMVQEAILQLVTAEGEAAGNLFMVGDVKQSIYKFRLAEPNLFLGKYNRFTADGEGTGLKIDLAKNFRSRREVLDGTNYLFKQIMGVKVGEIHYDENAELKKGAPYPEDDSFPVELLLIDKGEGASSDSDSSEDSEAGDTEFDAEDLEQSQLEARLMAKHIKDMVEERRGVYNPKTKSSKPVNYRDIVILLRSMTWAPQIMEEFKQQGIPIYANLSTGYFQATEVAVMLSLLKVIDNPYQDIPLAAVLRSPIVGLDEEELAIIRISQKRGTFYEALTAFCHQKPTPENEALHEKTSRFFEGLKKWRTSARQGSVSDLIWQLYRETRFFDFAGGMPGGKQRQANLRALYDRARQYEATSFRGLFRFLRFIERMRERGDDLGAARALGEQEDVVRIMTIHSSKGLEFPVVFVAGLARNFNTMDLKKFYMLDKEFGFAAKYINPEKRIAFPSLPQLAFKRKHKMEMLAEEMRVLYVALTRAKEKLYLIGSVNDADKTISTWQDEASSPEWLLDEYLRASASGYIDWIGPAVIRHKDCESIRASEASLHPLLSEDISCHPSRWKIGTIGAEEIASYSEEKNEEQDGLMELVAAGQPVNQVSELADKVNEQLSWNYYFKDAASHRSKQSVTELKRNHETRDEESGTQIVRQFTWPILNRPRFMQEKKLTPAERGTAMHMVMQHIDLSGSITEESLEQQLQQMVEKELLYPEQKEAVDKKWVLAFFETEIGRRLLGAKKVSREVPFYLSLPSKEVYPDWQGETEPIFIQGVIDCIFEDENGTVLLDFKTDGIHDRYKGGFEQARPILEERYRIQISLYARAIQQIWRKPVEEKYLYFFDGGHLLEMNQL; encoded by the coding sequence ATGAATATACCGCCAGTTCCGGAAGGCGCAACCTGGACGGAAGACCAATGGAAGGCGATCATGGCCACAGGGCAGGATATCCTTGTCGCTGCTGCGGCAGGTTCCGGAAAAACCGCCGTGCTAGTCGAACGGATCATCAAGAAAATCACTTCTGAAAACAATCCGATTGACGTAGACGAGCTGCTGGTCGTAACGTTCACGAATGCGTCCGCTGCAGAAATGCGCCACAGGATCGGCGAGGCGCTTGAAAAAGCCATCGACGGCAATCCTGATTCAACGCATCTGAAAAAGCAGCTGAGCCTGCTTAATCGAGCCTCTATTTTAACGCTTCATTCCTTCTGTCTTGAAGTCATCCGGAAATATTATTATCTGATCGACGTAGACCCGGGATTCAGGATTGCGGATGAAACTGAAGGCCAGCTTTTGCGGGACGAAGTAATTGAGGATCTGTTTGAAGAAGAATACGGTAAAGAGGATAATCAGCCATTTTTCAACCTGGTGGATGCATTTACGAATGACCGCAGCGACGAAGGGTTAAAAGACATTATTGTTGACCTGTTTGATTTTGCCAGGTCCAACCCGGCACCTGATGCGTATCTTGATTCGATTGTATCGATGTATGATGCAGCAGGAAGCAAAGCAATCGAGGAATTGCCATTCATGAAAGTGCTCACTGCGGATATAGAGCTTCAGCTCCAGGGAGCCAAGCAGCTCCTTGTAAAAGGGCTGGACATTGCAAGGATGCCAGGGGGACCTGCTCCGAGGGCTGTGAATTTCACTGAAGACCTTCACGTGATCGACACACTCCTGTCAGCCAAAAGCCAATCCTGGGTTGATTTATTTGAAGCGATTCAGCTTGCCAATTTTGGCAGGGCAAAAACATGCCGCGGCGATGACTTTAACAAGGACCTGGTGGATAAGGCTGCCAGACTACGTGATCGGGCAAAGAAAATTGTCCAGGATTTAAGAAGTGAGCTATTTTCCAGAAAGCCAGAGAGCTTCCTGAAGGATATGCAGGAAATGAGACCGTTGATCGCTGTGCTGATCGGCCTGGTTAAAGAGTTTTCCCGCCGGTTTGGAGAAGTGAAACAGGAGCGCGGCCTCGTTGATTTTTCAGATCTCGAGCATTATACCCTTGATATTCTGACAGCCAAAACAGCAGAAAAAAGTGGTTTATCTGTAACACCTTCGGAAGCTGCACTGGCCTATCGCCATAAGTTCAAGGAAGTACTTGTGGACGAATACCAGGACACAAACATGGTACAGGAAGCGATTCTTCAGTTAGTGACAGCTGAAGGAGAAGCAGCCGGCAACCTGTTCATGGTAGGTGACGTAAAACAGTCCATTTACAAATTCCGTCTTGCTGAGCCAAATCTGTTCCTTGGAAAGTACAATCGGTTTACGGCCGATGGCGAAGGGACTGGTTTGAAGATTGACCTCGCAAAGAACTTCAGGAGCCGGAGGGAAGTGTTAGACGGTACCAATTATTTATTCAAACAGATCATGGGCGTGAAAGTCGGCGAAATCCATTATGATGAAAATGCCGAGTTGAAAAAGGGAGCCCCATATCCAGAGGATGATTCTTTTCCTGTCGAACTGCTGCTGATTGATAAGGGGGAAGGAGCTTCATCAGATTCTGATTCGTCAGAAGACAGTGAGGCGGGTGACACTGAGTTTGATGCTGAAGACCTTGAACAGTCACAGCTCGAAGCAAGGCTGATGGCCAAGCATATCAAGGATATGGTAGAAGAGCGCAGAGGTGTCTATAACCCAAAAACGAAGTCATCCAAGCCTGTGAATTATCGTGATATCGTTATCCTGCTTCGTTCAATGACGTGGGCGCCCCAAATCATGGAGGAATTCAAGCAACAGGGCATCCCGATTTATGCGAATCTTTCAACCGGATATTTCCAGGCGACAGAGGTTGCTGTTATGCTTTCTTTGTTAAAAGTAATCGATAATCCATATCAGGACATCCCTTTGGCGGCTGTGCTCAGGTCTCCAATAGTCGGCTTGGATGAAGAAGAACTGGCTATCATCCGGATCAGCCAGAAAAGAGGTACGTTTTATGAGGCATTGACGGCATTCTGTCATCAAAAGCCGACACCAGAAAATGAAGCTCTCCATGAAAAGACCAGCCGTTTCTTTGAGGGCTTAAAAAAATGGAGAACTTCCGCGAGACAAGGTTCCGTATCGGATTTGATCTGGCAGCTATACAGGGAGACGAGGTTCTTTGATTTTGCAGGCGGAATGCCAGGCGGAAAGCAGCGCCAGGCTAATTTGCGGGCGCTTTATGATCGGGCCAGACAATATGAGGCAACAAGTTTCCGCGGCCTCTTCCGCTTCTTGCGCTTTATTGAACGGATGAGGGAGCGGGGCGATGACCTGGGCGCTGCAAGGGCACTTGGAGAGCAGGAAGACGTTGTCCGTATCATGACGATTCACAGCAGCAAGGGTCTGGAATTCCCTGTAGTCTTCGTGGCTGGGCTTGCCCGGAATTTTAATACAATGGATTTGAAAAAATTCTACATGCTCGATAAAGAATTTGGATTTGCGGCTAAATATATCAATCCCGAGAAACGGATTGCGTTCCCTTCCCTGCCGCAGCTGGCATTTAAACGGAAGCATAAAATGGAGATGCTTGCTGAAGAAATGCGTGTTCTCTATGTTGCCTTGACACGTGCGAAAGAAAAGCTGTATCTGATCGGTTCGGTAAATGATGCAGACAAAACGATCAGCACATGGCAGGATGAGGCAAGCAGCCCGGAATGGCTCCTGGATGAATACTTAAGGGCATCAGCATCAGGCTATATCGATTGGATTGGACCGGCGGTGATCAGACATAAAGATTGTGAGTCAATCAGGGCAAGTGAAGCGAGCCTTCACCCTTTACTCAGCGAAGATATAAGCTGTCATCCTTCCCGCTGGAAAATTGGGACAATCGGTGCAGAAGAAATCGCTTCATATTCAGAAGAAAAAAATGAAGAACAGGATGGTCTCATGGAGCTAGTTGCAGCAGGCCAGCCTGTAAATCAGGTTTCAGAACTGGCTGATAAAGTAAATGAACAGCTTTCATGGAATTATTACTTCAAAGATGCTGCCAGCCACCGTTCGAAACAGTCGGTAACCGAACTGAAGCGCAATCATGAAACAAGGGACGAGGAGAGCGGAACACAAATCGTCCGGCAGTTTACATGGCCGATCCTGAATAGGCCAAGGTTCATGCAGGAGAAAAAACTCACACCTGCAGAACGGGGAACCGCGATGCATATGGTTATGCAGCATATCGACCTTTCCGGATCCATCACTGAAGAGAGCCTGGAACAGCAGTTACAGCAAATGGTAGAGAAAGAGCTTTTATATCCGGAACAGAAAGAGGCAGTCGATAAGAAGTGGGTATTAGCCTTTTTTGAGACTGAAATTGGCAGGAGGCTTCTAGGGGCAAAGAAGGTCAGCCGTGAAGTGCCATTTTATCTTTCATTGCCGTCAAAAGAAGTTTATCCCGATTGGCAGGGAGAAACTGAACCTATTTTTATCCAGGGTGTCATCGACTGTATTTTTGAGGATGAAAATGGGACAGTTCTCCTGGATTTCAAGACAGATGGCATTCATGACCGCTACAAAGGCGGTTTCGAACAGGCAAGACCGATTTTGGAAGAACGTTATCGAATCCAAATAAGTCTTTATGCCAGGGCAATACAACAAATTTGGAGGAAGCCAGTTGAAGAGAAGTACCTATACTTCTTCGATGGCGGCCATCTTCTTGAAATGAATCAGCTTTAA
- a CDS encoding spore gernimation protein GerPD has translation MNFQVYNRDICVGNIRVIGVSSSSLLMVGDADTINLASTFDTPAESLIIGPFVPLAPEVRT, from the coding sequence ATGAATTTTCAAGTCTATAACCGGGATATATGTGTAGGAAACATCAGGGTGATCGGCGTTTCAAGCTCCTCGCTACTAATGGTTGGGGATGCTGATACCATTAATCTTGCATCTACATTCGATACTCCAGCTGAGTCACTCATTATCGGGCCTTTTGTACCGCTCGCGCCGGAAGTAAGAACATGA
- a CDS encoding spore germination protein GerPE yields MMLKRTASVEQIKIDSVIFSSVFQIGDSQQIQAFSRALAVQREAEIFYGNEGNFAAFPVFLEPIPFQSDYENVNIFTHNINPVLKVGSIDILGVSSSSIVHLGNSCNVSMEARVKHIRQLLPRPE; encoded by the coding sequence ATGATGTTAAAGAGAACCGCAAGTGTTGAACAGATAAAGATTGATTCGGTCATATTTTCTTCGGTGTTCCAGATCGGTGACTCCCAGCAAATTCAGGCATTTTCCAGGGCTTTGGCAGTTCAAAGAGAGGCAGAAATTTTTTATGGTAATGAGGGGAATTTTGCCGCTTTTCCCGTTTTTTTGGAGCCAATCCCATTTCAATCAGATTATGAAAACGTGAATATATTTACGCATAACATCAACCCTGTTTTAAAAGTCGGGAGTATAGATATTCTGGGGGTCTCTTCTTCTTCCATTGTACATCTTGGCAATAGCTGCAATGTTTCAATGGAGGCTAGGGTAAAGCACATCCGGCAGCTCCTGCCGCGCCCCGAATAA